TCCGGCCATTCCAGCAGCGTGATCTCCTCGCCGTCGCTCAGCTCCTCCCAGCCGAGCTCCCACACGTCCTCGGGGTCGTTCAGCCGGTAGAGGTCGAGGTGCGCGACGGTGCGGCCGGAGGCGGTCTGGTAGCGGAACACCAGGTTGAAGGTGGGCGACGGCATGGCGGCGTCGACACCCGCCCCGCGCGCGATCGCGCGGGCCAGCACCGACTTCCCCGCCCCGAGCTCACCGTGCAGGGCAATGACGACACCGCGCGGCAGCGCCGCGAGCTCGCGGCCGATCGCCGCGCCCAGCTCCGTCAGCTCCCGCTCCGTCAGTGCGCCGAAAGCCCGTTCCATGGGAGGATAGTAACGCGGGTCCGGCCTGCGGACGAGGCGCAGCAGCCAGGCCTGGCGTACGTGCGGCAGTCCCGGCGCGGCAGCCTGGGCCGCTTACTCCAGCAGATCGAGATTGAAGTCGTCGATGGCGACGACCCCGCCAACCCGTCCAGATGTGCGCAGGTACCTGCGATCCCCCGTAACCAGCAACGCTCCACGCTCCAGGGCAACGGCGTGGTACAGGGTGTCGAACAGGTGCTGCCCCAGGTCGATGGAAAGCCGCACGGCCGTCGTATAAACACCGAGGTCGCCCGCTTCCGGCAGATTCAGCGTGTACAGGTCCTCGGCATCGACCTCTGCGGTCTGCGGCGACACGCGGGCCAGTACGCCCGTGACTTCGGCCAGCCAGTGCGGCGGCTGGACGATCGGGACGTGGCCCGTCGCGGCAAGCAGCCACACGTCCTCCGCACGTTCGGCCGCGCCGTCAGACTGCCCGGATGTCAGCGCTTCGACGATGACACTCGCGTCGAGTACAACGGCTCTCACTGACGCAGCCGTTCACGCGCCTGCTGGATCGCGCGGGCAGACACGCGCGGGCGCGTGCGCCGCCGCAGCCGGTCGGCCGCGACCTCACGCTGCGTGCGCAGTCGTTCCTCTTCCACTGCGCGACGCATCAGGTCGGCGATTATCGCGCTCTTGTTCCTGCCGGCGAACGCCTCATTGAACGCGTCCCGCACATCATCCGGCACACTGAAGTTGACCGTTGCCACGACGCCCCTTTGTTGAACTCTTCAACAATCATGTCGGGAGTGTCGGGGCGGGTCAATGGCCGGATGGGACCGTCAGCCAGCCTGTGGCTACGCTGCTGCCGCTACCTCCCCGTGTCCACCCTCCGGAAGAGCACGCCGAACATCCGGACACCGGTCACGTTGCCGAGCCCGTCCGGATCGAACACCAGCGCGTAGTTGGCGCCGCCGCCGCTCGCCCGGAACGCCTCGTGGGACTGGTGCGCGAGCGCGACCTCGGGGCCGTCATTGACGCGCACGCGCAGCGCATCACCGTCCAGGCGGACGCGCAGCTCGGCATAGCCGGGGTGCACGTACGTGCCCGCATAGGCCGCCAGCGGCAATGACGCCGGCACCGGTGTCGCTGCAGATGCGACGTCGCGGCGCGGCTCCTCCGCCTCGAGGAACGCCTGCACGTCGGTGCTCCAGTCGCGCTCCACCGTGCCGCGCGCGAGATCGAATGCGCGGTACATCAGGGCGTGGCGCAGCTCTGCATGGTCCCGGTTCACCAGCACGACGACGCCGAAGCGGTGGCGCGGCAGCAGCCCGACGATCGCGCTCAGGCCGTTGATGCTGCCGGTGTGCATCCAGACGATGTCGCCGTCGAAGTCGTGCACGAACCAGCCGAGCGCGTACATCAGCGCATACGGCTTGACCAGCTCCAGCGACGAATAGATCGAGAGCGGCGCGCGCACTTCCGGCGTCACGATCTCGCGGAACGTTTCGGGCTGGATCAGCGGCCGCCCGTTCACACGCGCGCTGTCCAGCATGAAGCGCATCCACTTGGACATGTCGCTCACGCTCGACCAGACCGAGCCGACCGACGCGACGTTGTCGACGCTGCGCTGCGGCACCACGAACACGCTGTCGCCACGCATGCCGTGCGGTGCGACGACATTCGGCTTCTGCAGGATGTCGGCGTCCAGCGGCTCGGTCTCGTTCATCCCGAGCGGCACGAAGATCCGCTCGCGCACGAACTCGTGCCACGGCCGACCCGAGATGCGCTCCACCAGCTCGCCCGCCAGCGCGTACACCACGTTCTGGTAGTTCCACTGCGTGCGGAACGACGCGACGGGCTCCACGTGCTCCAGCCGCGGGATCATCTCGTCCAGCGAGTAGCCGGCCGCACCCCAGTAGAAGTCGGTGCCCGGCAGCCCGGTCCGGTGCGTGAGCAGGTCCCGGACGGTCAGCTCGCGCGTCGCGTAGGGGTCGTACAGCCGCAGCTCCGGGATGTGCTCGATCACGCGATCGTCCCACTCGAGCTTGCCCTCGTCGATCAGCATCGCGAGGGCCGCGGTGGTCATCGCCTTGGTGGTCGAGCCGATCGCGAACCGCGTGTGCTCGTCGACGCGCGCATCGCGCCCGACCTCGCGCACACCGTAGCCGCGCGCAAAGATCATGGAATCGCCATGCACCAGCGCGATCGCCAGGCCCGGCACGTTCCAGTCGCGCACTGCGCGCGCCACGTACTGGTCGAACGCCTCGAGCTCGGCCGGCCCGGGACCACGATCCTGCGCATGCGCCGACCCGCTGGCCGCCAGCAGCAGCACAGCGACCGCGAGAAACGAGCGCCTTGCACCAGACTGAACCATCTAGAACCTCCACCCCAGCAGATTCCACATATTGAGCGACCACATGAAGACCAGGCTGGTCGCGATCACGACCGAGTAGGTGATGCGCGCGCCGCGCGTGCCGGCGCCGCTGCGCCAGTGACGCACGGCGACGACGATCGCGGCGATCGTCAGCAGCCCCGCGATCACGGGCAGCGCGAGCGCGAGCTGCAGGTCGGTGAACGGCGGCGAGAGCAGCGCCCAGAAATCGGAGGCGAGCACGCCGAGTGCGACCAGGAATGCGACGTCGAGCACCGCGATCCCGACGATCAGCGAGCGCCCGCGCAGTTCGTCCTCCGGGCGCACGTGCCCCCAGCGCTTCCGGAAGAAGCGACGTACGGCTGCGATGATCGTCGCGACGAAGATCACCGCGCAAAGGATGAGCAGCACCTGGTGCAGCGTCGGCGACTGGAACCACGACAGCCGCTCCAGCACCATCATGGGCGCCGAGCCGATGAACGCGTGGGTGACGGCGCCGTCCTCGTCCTCCTCGAACGCCAGCAGCTCGTGCCCCAGCTCCTCGCGGTACAGCAGCGGGCCGACCGGCACCATCCGCATCGGCTCACCCAGCAGCCCCACGACCAGCGCACCCTCCTCGTCCGCACTGACCTTGACACCGCCCATCAGCCCGGCGGCCTTCTGCCACGTCGTGTACGACATCCGGTTGAACTGGTACGTGCCCGCAACGCGCGAGGCCTGCTCCCGGTGCTCGTCGGTCAGCACCACCGGAGGCGGCGTCGACGGATAGTAGTGATCGAGGAACGCCTGCATGAACGCGCTGAAGCTGACCTCGCCGCCGGTGTCCGTGTTGTAGGAGACGAACACGCCCACGCCGTCCTCGGGG
This genomic stretch from Longimicrobiales bacterium harbors:
- the tsaE gene encoding tRNA (adenosine(37)-N6)-threonylcarbamoyltransferase complex ATPase subunit type 1 TsaE codes for the protein MERAFGALTERELTELGAAIGRELAALPRGVVIALHGELGAGKSVLARAIARGAGVDAAMPSPTFNLVFRYQTASGRTVAHLDLYRLNDPEDVWELGWEELSDGEEITLLEWP
- a CDS encoding type II toxin-antitoxin system VapC family toxin, which codes for MRAVVLDASVIVEALTSGQSDGAAERAEDVWLLAATGHVPIVQPPHWLAEVTGVLARVSPQTAEVDAEDLYTLNLPEAGDLGVYTTAVRLSIDLGQHLFDTLYHAVALERGALLVTGDRRYLRTSGRVGGVVAIDDFNLDLLE
- a CDS encoding serine hydrolase, whose protein sequence is MVQSGARRSFLAVAVLLLAASGSAHAQDRGPGPAELEAFDQYVARAVRDWNVPGLAIALVHGDSMIFARGYGVREVGRDARVDEHTRFAIGSTTKAMTTAALAMLIDEGKLEWDDRVIEHIPELRLYDPYATRELTVRDLLTHRTGLPGTDFYWGAAGYSLDEMIPRLEHVEPVASFRTQWNYQNVVYALAGELVERISGRPWHEFVRERIFVPLGMNETEPLDADILQKPNVVAPHGMRGDSVFVVPQRSVDNVASVGSVWSSVSDMSKWMRFMLDSARVNGRPLIQPETFREIVTPEVRAPLSIYSSLELVKPYALMYALGWFVHDFDGDIVWMHTGSINGLSAIVGLLPRHRFGVVVLVNRDHAELRHALMYRAFDLARGTVERDWSTDVQAFLEAEEPRRDVASAATPVPASLPLAAYAGTYVHPGYAELRVRLDGDALRVRVNDGPEVALAHQSHEAFRASGGGANYALVFDPDGLGNVTGVRMFGVLFRRVDTGR
- a CDS encoding serine hydrolase domain-containing protein, which encodes TTRQPLPAQLVADMSQGYEWSGGTFEEEPFEIITGAAPAGSISSSASDMAKFMLAHLNGGELNGQRILGAETAELMHTRGFEHDARLPGWALGFYESSSHGVRIIGHGGDTQWFHSDLALIPEDGVGVFVSYNTDTGGEVSFSAFMQAFLDHYYPSTPPPVVLTDEHREQASRVAGTYQFNRMSYTTWQKAAGLMGGVKVSADEEGALVVGLLGEPMRMVPVGPLLYREELGHELLAFEEDEDGAVTHAFIGSAPMMVLERLSWFQSPTLHQVLLILCAVIFVATIIAAVRRFFRKRWGHVRPEDELRGRSLIVGIAVLDVAFLVALGVLASDFWALLSPPFTDLQLALALPVIAGLLTIAAIVVAVRHWRSGAGTRGARITYSVVIATSLVFMWSLNMWNLLGWRF